ATGCTCATAGGCCAGGCTGTGCAGTGCTTGCAGCGCTAGGTGGGCCATATAACTATAAGCGGTCAGGGTGATCTGCGGCTTCGGTGCGCCGCGCAGGGAGAGTGTCGTGCAGGTCGCCGGGAAGCCGTCTTTAGGGAGGCTTTCCGATACCTCATAATCCTGAAGGTCCTCCGAAGTGAGGAGTTTCAAGAGATATTGCAGTTTGTTTTCCACGAAGAAGGTCGGCCCATCCTGGTGGAGGATGGCGTCATGGAGCAGTTGCCCCGCTGCGCCGATTTCTGAGCTGCCCTGCAGGTGGGAAGGTGCAAGGACGGTCAGCCCCGGCGTGCCGAGGAAGAGCTTCTCGAGTGTTTGGCTGTGAGTGGGCCCGTAACCGCGGCGGGCGCCCATTGGCGTGCGGATCACAACCGGTGCATTCACCTGGCTGTTGTACATGCCGTGGAATTTGGCGATGTGATTGATAATCTGATCGGCGATCAGGGTGGCAAAGTCTCCAAACATGATCTCGACCACCGGGCGCATGCCGCGCAGGGCCATCCCGCCAGCCATGCCGGTGATTCCAGCCTCGGAGATCGGGGTGGTCAATACCCGGTCGGGGAACGCCGTGGAAAGTCCACGGGTTACTTTGAAGGAGCCGCCATAGGGGTCGAGGATATCTTCACCCAACAGGACGACCTGGGGATTATCCGCCAGGACCTGATGCAGGGCCTGGTTAAGGGATTGCAGTACGGTGCGGGGGAGGGCGTCGGTCATGCGGACCTCCCTTCCATCGCCAAGGCCGTGTCAAAGGCCGACTGGATTTGGTCCAAGATTCTGAATTGGATAGCTGCCCGTTCCTGATCCGTCAAAAATAAGCCGACAAATTCCACCGGGTCCCGGAAGGTCCAGAGCAGTTCAACCTCTGTTGGGTCACGGGTGTCATCCCCTTTGGAATGCGTGCCCAGCCGGGAGGTTTCGATCGCCAGGGCCTGAGGGCGACTTTCACGGCGGATCAGCCGAGTCAGTTCGCCGGCCACCGGGAGGATTTCGGTCACGTCGTGGGTGTCAAGGTGGGTGGTGGGGATGCCAAAGGCTTCAAAGCGTTTTGTCATGCTGCCTGCCACGGCTTTTTCAGTGGGGGTGGTTTGGGCGATATGGTTGTTTTCGAGCACGATCAGGATTGGCAGCGACCAGAGTGAGATCATGTTCAGGCATTCATAAACGATCCCCTCACCGAGGGTGCCGTCGCCCATGAAGTCAAACACGATGGCATTGCGGCCGGCGCGCTTCTCGGCGAAAGCCATCCCTGCCGCCATCGCCAAGGTGCCGCCCTGGATGCCGTTGGAGTAGAAGTTGCGCCACTGCAGGTGCTGTGAGCCGCCCACCCCGCCGCAAATCCCGCCGGGTTTGCCCATCAATTCAGCATAGAGGGCGGTTGGGTCGCCGCCATAGGCGAGGAAGTGTCCATGACAGCGGTGGTTGCTGACCACCACGTCATTTTCCTGCACATGGGAAAGCACACCCACCGCATTGGCTTCATGCCCCAGGCTGGTATGGGTTG
This Chloroflexota bacterium DNA region includes the following protein-coding sequences:
- a CDS encoding thiamine pyrophosphate-dependent dehydrogenase E1 component subunit alpha, coding for MTDYAQLYEKLYTIRSFETLLLDKFSSGIFPGTTHTSLGHEANAVGVLSHVQENDVVVSNHRCHGHFLAYGGDPTALYAELMGKPGGICGGVGGSQHLQWRNFYSNGIQGGTLAMAAGMAFAEKRAGRNAIVFDFMGDGTLGEGIVYECLNMISLWSLPILIVLENNHIAQTTPTEKAVAGSMTKRFEAFGIPTTHLDTHDVTEILPVAGELTRLIRRESRPQALAIETSRLGTHSKGDDTRDPTEVELLWTFRDPVEFVGLFLTDQERAAIQFRILDQIQSAFDTALAMEGRSA
- a CDS encoding alpha-ketoacid dehydrogenase subunit beta translates to MTDALPRTVLQSLNQALHQVLADNPQVVLLGEDILDPYGGSFKVTRGLSTAFPDRVLTTPISEAGITGMAGGMALRGMRPVVEIMFGDFATLIADQIINHIAKFHGMYNSQVNAPVVIRTPMGARRGYGPTHSQTLEKLFLGTPGLTVLAPSHLQGSSEIGAAGQLLHDAILHQDGPTFFVENKLQYLLKLLTSEDLQDYEVSESLPKDGFPATCTTLSLRGAPKPQITLTAYSYMAHLALQALHSLAYEHEIFAELVIPTRLSPAHLDPLIESLQRSGRLLAVEEGTGSWGWGAEVLARAAETLGPKLKRAGRIAAQETVIPVAADLEEACLPQVSDIISQAREMVQA